Proteins co-encoded in one Flavivirga eckloniae genomic window:
- a CDS encoding ATP-binding protein — MEFKIKIDDSKIFPKTYKIPSLLIQPYVENAIKHGLLHKKIDRKLWVTFSNAEEQNDVIVCTIEDNGIGRERSAEINRNRPDNHKSFASDAGKTRLELLNQDTSKQIGVDIIDMKEDRVPKGTKVILRIPFSHN, encoded by the coding sequence TTGGAATTTAAAATAAAAATAGATGATTCCAAGATTTTTCCGAAAACCTATAAAATCCCTTCACTTTTAATACAACCTTATGTAGAGAATGCTATTAAACATGGGTTGCTTCATAAAAAGATAGATCGTAAATTATGGGTAACTTTTTCTAATGCCGAAGAACAAAACGATGTGATCGTTTGCACCATCGAGGACAATGGAATAGGAAGAGAAAGATCTGCAGAAATAAACCGAAATCGACCTGATAACCATAAGTCATTTGCTTCAGATGCAGGAAAGACGAGGTTGGAATTATTAAACCAAGACACTAGTAAACAGATTGGAGTGGATATTATTGATATGAAAGAAGATCGTGTCCCCAAAGGTACTAAGGTAATTTTAAGAATACCTTTTTCACATAACTAA
- a CDS encoding LytR/AlgR family response regulator transcription factor, producing the protein MNAIIIDDENKARQLLKTILVEYCPQIKEVYDAEDLLLGVASIKKHKPDVVFLDIEMPEYSGLQILDFIDQKDFDFEIIFTTAYSEYAIKAFKFSAIDYLMKPLRPKQIQEAIIKLEKQVKKNRVYDKLQELCYAFKSNSFAKIALPTGEGVHFFDIENIICFKADGMYTRVFSISEDSLLISRPLKYFADLLAERTSFYRPHRSFLINLKHIQQFVKKDGSYLLMKRDIVVSISKEKREEFLSFVNTI; encoded by the coding sequence ATGAATGCAATTATTATTGACGATGAAAACAAAGCAAGACAACTACTAAAAACTATTTTAGTAGAGTATTGTCCACAAATAAAAGAAGTTTATGATGCCGAAGATTTACTTTTAGGCGTAGCTTCAATTAAGAAACATAAACCAGATGTTGTTTTTTTAGATATAGAAATGCCGGAATACTCCGGATTACAAATTTTGGATTTTATCGACCAAAAGGATTTTGATTTTGAAATCATTTTCACTACAGCTTATAGCGAATATGCCATTAAGGCATTTAAATTTTCTGCAATAGACTATCTCATGAAACCTCTTAGGCCAAAACAAATTCAAGAAGCTATTATAAAACTCGAAAAACAGGTTAAAAAAAATAGGGTATACGATAAACTACAGGAACTTTGTTATGCATTTAAATCAAACTCATTCGCTAAAATAGCACTCCCGACAGGAGAAGGGGTACACTTTTTTGATATTGAAAATATTATTTGCTTTAAAGCAGACGGTATGTATACCAGAGTATTCTCTATTTCTGAAGATTCACTTTTAATAAGTAGACCTCTCAAATATTTTGCAGATTTGTTAGCTGAGCGAACTTCGTTCTATCGTCCTCATCGATCTTTTTTGATTAACCTAAAACATATCCAACAATTCGTGAAAAAAGATGGATCATATCTGCTTATGAAAAGAGATATCGTGGTATCCATATCTAAAGAAAAAAGAGAAGAGTTCCTTTCTTTTGTTAATACCATTTAA
- a CDS encoding LytTR family transcriptional regulator DNA-binding domain-containing protein, whose protein sequence is MLIEQSNFYRPHRSYIINIQHIKQYIKKDGNYILMKNNVSVPITREKRKEFLALIY, encoded by the coding sequence ATGTTGATAGAGCAATCCAATTTCTATCGTCCACATCGATCGTATATCATCAATATACAGCACATTAAACAGTATATAAAAAAGGATGGAAACTATATTCTTATGAAGAATAATGTAAGTGTCCCTATTACCAGAGAGAAAAGAAAAGAGTTTTTAGCTCTTATTTATTAG
- a CDS encoding PKD domain-containing protein produces MKKIILFTFFTFNVISLFSQTNLTLQYEACTNCQNNYPTYGNVSNMKSSDISSDFGRREGNSRWHAGLDVSPAGLDDDLGYHLKSLVSGKIVKIQRNGYKYIVIEDESPQRIPPPRHFAYGHIFEDTNSSNRVGDMYLTSLSHGSNTYSAIIYDPLKSSGRAPYCLTDAPLPPNNGPHSYSLNFSRPVGDGRGTIVFNHANQNIKNRVNAGDIIAPIGNSGGRRYSAHLHLYSLVDPGVTNLLGKGNTKDPLEYIIHDEPTYTPNISDVRNENNIYPNGPYFGKIDFKVEVDWNGTKVNNSNLKYSNAVLDLNDVEVQIRRSGQEDYELLQGAYFKSIISNGARVVAPYDIRYPSHDNPSGNVTGGDPARTSTNGPLYYGTGPGVDIAQKKTTNKYKAGFGDHEKTGIVGQSYGSNSTYNPKEVYFFNDYHTKIRVDDSLGRNNAKLARYNGEARYPDGNYNLRTLVRTVNLRETKSNPVDITIDNFKPYIEKVAVFTKPVFGPELKVYEGTWSWDPVEPISGLRFDANTNLISGLVNSLRIEIQASEPIINTSLTIQGFPVNLQTTSIDQKTYTYVVNSNQINFNGDIKLDIQANDFAGNTLLTPNSDFINEREIPIHQSNGTWSGAIPQGTDSRHSFKLQNSCTNPKAKNRKSSDCIDVDFSYNPNQNITVNQENQFTADVSGGTGELRYTWDFGDGSTSTFKNPKYTYNKTDVYSVTLTVTDATGDVAIVKEIPVYDNGNVSTTGLQLISDITQGLPPLTVQFGVRASKNITNYDWYFRKGDFSSDKETSTEKNPTVTYDEFGAYDVSLTVTYEDGTQEEITEHNYIKVDPPLPPFSIEIESACNNNDYINNVNPCTNDYAVGGMIHFTADDAFGSFGIPQTWEWDFGNGNTATTSGIVSTVNNSFSSGGEKTITVTCINKDGQTATATKEIYVRDPTPSIESNFIIANNVHTISSGPTTFTDNSITKNIAPESLLYYWDFGVGAYPKTANTKGPHSVCYENDATPDKKQVSLTVSADVNINGQNKTISNHYTNKDAVYVEANTSHFECGKGCEINIQDLSVDKINKQGTPAIYLSERPTLYIKMPASGCNLGWYIVDKNNNDNIVASRTYEPPGNGNPEGAQDCYYAARNVGDQWFCIQEGQGTGIPFYNYRQVKTLELAPYIRERVKSSGEKYPIELDLEIYIRDITNVNDGKKFRITTIIDNPSLDIPSDQNICLDTETELWPDKIQNPKEEYHWTAKDVSHLEYLSTINAPNPIFKSDKRGVYTYTLTVRNIETDYTYSKDIVINVDRPEYKDRVIYTTVNTSVDLTDSAFLVSSGFGSELRHSWSTINHLTIGQSGYASFNTDKPGTYSYTLAVSDDVCATKTTSKITVVVNTQNYCNSLNVYKGDFEVNNQSDVETINQYCEIKGMLFINMSSSLTELKGLNNIKIVRGDVFIVGDTDYNGLYDFQDALQSLETVGSLTIVDCKGFGKGFSSLRTVVGSFDFVRNNGLAVDMFDKLKFADEIGISDNEIDGDISLHSLSATSNLLIVRNKVGQINDFNKLATIGEIAIVDNIGLSNISGFKLIDKIEGNLIIKGNSTLNSIGIPSLRSVKGDFRIIENLSLTTLSGLGNSLSFIFGELSLFGNTSLTNACALSSILEEQRRVGSHVIDIRNNTEFTNSVNAIIDACDYQGCIYRGDLVLNSQAAIDNFRYCKIEGSLTISQGENSTIENLLGLSSLLEVTHDFKIIGNANLNSLSGLSNLNTIGGMLVITENDLGLSDGCYILHVLEDQGAIGGNITLDNNQGLIYDLPLIQNVCSGGDCMPSTTSTIYLRNQDDVDRFDYCEVESLIVDNEFGLPITNLRGLSSLKRIKNLEIRNCRSLRRQTIQLDNLELVENQLTIENNHSPYNSVSGAKWIMIPNLKFAKSISIQNNNVLEFIDIKSFENTQVENLILKGNKKLKDACGIANILNNNPSINTIIENNGTNTSNSVTIIDTCNNICIYNGDIVSSKQVNVQKFNYCEINGNLTIGGTAAASSDIIDITPLSSLKRISGDLIIQYNDNLTTLDGLRNLEFVGGQIRIVNNNKLTSLRDLSNINEIKKNLTILNNLNLSSISGFSGLSRIGGTFSIGGNNLENLHGLDNLYTIGGRFLLYQSNLSNLDGLSRLIFIGNAIQIIDNPLLNNVDGLTGITSISGSIGNLDIVNNPGLEQLNGLSNIISVNGNLDISNNTRLQNACGISQLIDNEGYSVKGTITIASNDVTTSLIQDILDNCADCKIYDNGNYLIDSQEDINTFEYCEITGNLTIEEAVPGNITDLSGLSKLETLGGGLYIKNNTSITDLDGLNKLTAINGSLELSKNAILANIDGLSSVETITGNMVIYGNKKITSLKAFNALTTLSGNLNLLGNEGLTNLDGFINLKQIGGFLEIKGHRNMSSFTGFGNLTTIGTDLRVIGNDLLNLNGLVNLKEVKGNLELTNNFKLSEIHVLSNIASIKELRVVNNNLTDLSGFSGLKDVGAIVLNNCDITNLDDLSNLTSLNNRLVLYNNKNLESISGVSNALNASVVLVAIGGNASLVSLSGLEKLERITAFLAIYDNPKLKNLDALRNVKSIVKTLQLTNNKSLTNACGILQLVANNTAVGGTTTIHTNSTNTSSAPDIIDFCGSKVSSRSIGVLNSDIDIKSGNKIRLYPNPVNNELHIESDQTILGISIYNYIGQTIYQKMNTSVNTFTISDIKYQSGIYFVKINTSKRSTVKKIVVE; encoded by the coding sequence ATGAAAAAAATAATTCTATTTACTTTTTTTACGTTTAACGTAATAAGTTTATTTTCTCAGACCAATTTAACTTTGCAATATGAAGCTTGCACAAATTGTCAGAATAACTACCCCACCTATGGTAATGTTTCTAATATGAAATCTAGTGATATAAGTAGTGATTTTGGAAGAAGGGAAGGAAATAGTAGATGGCATGCAGGCCTTGATGTAAGCCCAGCTGGTCTTGATGATGATTTAGGCTATCACCTTAAATCTTTAGTGTCTGGTAAAATCGTTAAGATACAAAGAAACGGCTATAAATATATAGTAATTGAAGATGAATCACCACAAAGGATTCCACCACCAAGGCATTTTGCGTATGGCCATATATTTGAAGATACCAATTCTTCAAATCGTGTTGGAGATATGTACTTAACTTCATTATCACATGGAAGTAACACATACTCTGCAATAATCTATGACCCGCTCAAGAGTTCAGGACGTGCCCCATATTGTTTAACAGACGCTCCCTTACCGCCAAATAATGGACCTCATTCATATTCTTTAAATTTCTCAAGGCCAGTTGGAGATGGCAGAGGAACAATTGTATTTAATCATGCAAATCAAAATATTAAAAATAGAGTTAACGCAGGAGACATAATTGCTCCTATAGGGAATTCAGGAGGAAGAAGATATAGTGCTCATTTACATTTGTATAGTTTGGTTGATCCAGGTGTAACTAATCTTTTGGGTAAAGGAAATACAAAGGATCCCTTAGAATATATAATCCATGATGAACCAACCTATACTCCTAATATTTCTGATGTCAGAAATGAAAATAATATTTATCCGAACGGACCATATTTTGGAAAAATAGATTTTAAAGTAGAGGTAGATTGGAATGGTACAAAGGTAAATAATAGTAATCTAAAATATAGTAATGCAGTTTTGGATTTAAATGATGTTGAGGTACAGATAAGAAGGAGTGGTCAGGAAGATTACGAGCTCTTACAAGGAGCCTATTTCAAATCCATAATTTCTAATGGGGCAAGAGTTGTAGCTCCCTATGATATTAGATATCCTTCACATGATAACCCTTCAGGCAATGTTACAGGAGGAGACCCGGCTCGCACGTCTACTAATGGGCCTCTTTATTATGGCACTGGACCAGGTGTGGATATTGCCCAAAAAAAAACAACAAACAAATATAAGGCTGGATTTGGTGATCATGAAAAAACAGGTATTGTTGGGCAATCATACGGAAGCAATAGTACATATAATCCAAAAGAGGTGTATTTTTTTAATGATTATCACACCAAAATAAGAGTTGACGATAGTCTAGGTAGAAATAATGCCAAACTGGCTAGATATAACGGCGAAGCCAGGTATCCAGATGGGAATTATAATCTGCGTACCCTTGTTCGTACAGTTAATTTGAGAGAAACGAAATCGAATCCAGTTGATATTACCATTGACAACTTCAAACCATATATAGAAAAAGTAGCTGTGTTTACAAAACCTGTTTTTGGTCCAGAATTAAAAGTATATGAAGGAACCTGGAGTTGGGATCCTGTTGAACCAATTAGTGGATTAAGATTTGATGCTAATACTAATTTAATTAGTGGATTAGTAAATAGTCTTAGGATAGAGATTCAAGCTAGTGAACCCATAATAAATACAAGTTTAACTATTCAGGGCTTCCCTGTTAATTTGCAGACTACTAGTATTGATCAGAAGACATATACTTATGTTGTGAATTCTAATCAAATTAACTTTAATGGGGATATAAAGCTTGATATACAAGCCAATGATTTCGCAGGTAATACACTTCTTACTCCAAATTCTGATTTTATCAACGAGAGGGAAATTCCTATTCATCAAAGCAATGGTACATGGTCGGGTGCCATTCCTCAAGGAACAGATAGTAGGCATAGTTTTAAGTTACAAAACTCTTGTACCAATCCAAAAGCTAAAAACCGTAAATCCAGCGACTGTATAGATGTAGACTTTAGCTATAATCCTAATCAAAATATAACAGTTAATCAGGAAAATCAATTTACGGCAGATGTTTCTGGAGGTACTGGGGAATTACGATATACCTGGGATTTTGGAGATGGATCGACCAGCACATTTAAAAACCCTAAATATACCTATAACAAAACAGATGTATATAGCGTAACTCTAACGGTTACTGATGCTACTGGAGACGTTGCTATTGTAAAAGAGATTCCGGTTTATGATAATGGAAATGTTAGTACTACGGGGTTACAACTCATATCCGATATTACCCAGGGGTTACCTCCATTGACCGTACAGTTTGGGGTTCGTGCATCTAAAAATATAACTAATTATGATTGGTATTTTAGAAAAGGAGATTTTTCATCTGATAAAGAAACCTCAACAGAAAAAAATCCAACTGTCACTTATGATGAATTTGGTGCTTATGATGTCTCTTTAACAGTAACTTATGAGGATGGTACTCAAGAAGAAATTACTGAACATAATTATATTAAAGTTGATCCACCCTTACCTCCCTTTTCTATAGAAATAGAAAGTGCTTGTAACAATAATGACTACATTAATAATGTTAATCCCTGTACCAATGACTACGCAGTAGGTGGAATGATTCATTTTACGGCTGATGATGCATTTGGTTCCTTTGGAATTCCTCAAACCTGGGAATGGGATTTTGGTAATGGGAATACAGCGACTACCTCAGGAATCGTATCAACAGTCAATAATAGTTTTAGTTCTGGTGGAGAAAAGACGATCACCGTTACTTGTATAAATAAAGATGGACAAACAGCTACTGCTACTAAAGAAATTTATGTGAGAGATCCTACTCCTAGTATTGAATCGAATTTCATAATAGCAAATAATGTTCATACCATAAGCTCTGGTCCTACTACTTTTACAGATAATTCGATTACTAAGAATATTGCCCCTGAATCCTTATTATATTATTGGGATTTTGGCGTGGGAGCTTATCCCAAAACTGCCAATACTAAAGGGCCACACTCTGTATGTTATGAAAATGATGCAACACCAGATAAAAAACAGGTAAGTTTAACAGTTAGTGCTGATGTAAATATTAATGGACAAAACAAAACCATTAGTAATCACTATACCAATAAAGATGCAGTATATGTAGAAGCAAACACTAGCCATTTTGAATGCGGAAAAGGATGCGAAATTAATATACAAGATTTATCAGTTGATAAGATAAATAAACAAGGTACTCCAGCTATATATCTCAGTGAAAGACCAACATTATATATAAAAATGCCTGCATCTGGATGTAATTTAGGGTGGTATATTGTTGATAAAAACAATAATGATAACATTGTTGCTTCAAGAACTTATGAGCCTCCTGGAAATGGAAACCCTGAGGGGGCACAAGATTGTTATTATGCTGCTAGGAATGTTGGTGATCAATGGTTTTGTATACAAGAAGGTCAAGGAACAGGAATACCATTTTATAATTATCGACAAGTCAAAACACTAGAATTAGCTCCTTATATTAGAGAGAGAGTAAAATCCTCAGGAGAAAAATACCCTATCGAATTAGATTTGGAGATTTATATTAGGGATATAACAAACGTGAATGATGGTAAAAAATTTAGAATCACTACAATCATTGATAATCCAAGTTTAGATATCCCTAGTGATCAAAATATTTGCTTAGATACCGAAACAGAATTATGGCCAGATAAAATTCAAAACCCTAAAGAAGAATATCACTGGACTGCCAAAGATGTTAGTCATTTAGAATATTTAAGCACAATAAATGCTCCTAATCCAATATTTAAGTCGGATAAAAGAGGGGTATATACTTATACGCTTACTGTGAGAAATATAGAAACAGATTATACTTATTCTAAAGATATCGTTATTAATGTCGATAGACCTGAGTATAAAGACCGTGTAATCTATACAACGGTAAACACGTCTGTAGATCTAACGGATAGCGCTTTTTTGGTGTCTTCAGGTTTTGGATCAGAGTTAAGGCATTCTTGGTCCACAATCAATCATCTAACCATAGGACAAAGTGGGTATGCTAGTTTTAATACCGATAAACCGGGTACTTATAGTTATACACTTGCGGTAAGTGATGATGTATGTGCCACTAAGACAACCTCAAAAATAACAGTAGTTGTCAATACTCAGAACTATTGTAATTCTTTGAATGTCTATAAAGGTGATTTTGAGGTTAATAATCAGTCTGATGTAGAAACAATTAATCAATATTGCGAGATCAAAGGGATGTTGTTTATAAATATGAGTAGTAGCCTTACCGAATTAAAAGGGTTAAACAATATTAAGATAGTACGGGGCGATGTTTTCATTGTAGGAGACACGGATTACAACGGGCTTTATGATTTTCAAGATGCTCTTCAAAGTCTTGAGACCGTTGGAAGCCTTACCATTGTAGACTGTAAGGGTTTTGGTAAAGGATTTAGCTCTTTAAGGACTGTTGTGGGTTCTTTTGACTTTGTACGTAATAATGGACTGGCTGTAGATATGTTTGATAAGCTTAAATTTGCTGATGAAATAGGAATAAGTGACAATGAGATTGATGGGGATATTAGTTTGCATAGCCTTTCAGCTACCTCTAACCTATTAATAGTTCGCAATAAAGTTGGTCAGATCAATGATTTTAACAAATTAGCAACTATTGGTGAGATCGCCATTGTTGATAATATTGGTTTGTCAAATATCTCGGGATTTAAATTGATCGATAAAATTGAAGGAAATTTAATTATAAAAGGGAATTCGACATTGAATTCTATAGGAATACCTAGTTTACGAAGTGTAAAAGGAGACTTTAGAATTATCGAAAACCTTTCTCTTACAACCTTATCTGGACTAGGAAATTCATTATCGTTTATTTTTGGAGAACTTTCTTTATTTGGTAATACGTCTTTAACCAATGCATGTGCCTTATCCTCGATTTTAGAAGAGCAAAGAAGAGTTGGCAGTCATGTTATTGACATTAGAAACAATACTGAATTTACTAATTCGGTAAATGCTATTATTGATGCTTGTGATTATCAGGGATGCATATATCGAGGAGATTTGGTACTAAATTCGCAGGCGGCTATTGATAATTTTAGATATTGCAAAATTGAAGGAAGTCTCACTATTAGCCAAGGCGAAAATAGTACTATTGAAAATTTGTTAGGACTTTCGTCCCTGTTGGAGGTAACTCATGATTTCAAAATAATAGGGAATGCTAATTTGAATAGCTTGTCCGGTTTGTCCAATTTAAATACTATTGGCGGGATGCTTGTAATTACAGAAAATGACCTAGGACTCTCCGACGGTTGTTATATTTTACATGTTTTAGAAGACCAAGGAGCCATAGGGGGCAACATTACTCTGGATAACAACCAGGGCTTGATATACGATCTTCCTCTTATCCAAAATGTTTGTTCTGGTGGTGATTGTATGCCAAGTACAACATCAACTATTTATTTAAGAAATCAGGATGATGTGGATAGGTTTGATTATTGTGAGGTGGAATCTTTGATAGTAGATAATGAATTCGGGCTTCCTATAACAAATCTTAGAGGTCTTTCTTCATTAAAAAGAATAAAAAACTTAGAAATAAGAAACTGTCGTAGTCTAAGACGTCAAACAATTCAATTAGATAATTTAGAACTTGTAGAAAATCAATTGACCATTGAAAATAATCATTCACCATATAATAGTGTATCAGGTGCTAAGTGGATTATGATTCCTAATTTAAAGTTTGCAAAATCGATTAGTATACAAAACAATAATGTTCTCGAATTTATTGATATTAAAAGTTTTGAGAATACCCAAGTTGAAAATCTTATATTAAAAGGCAACAAAAAACTAAAAGATGCTTGTGGTATTGCTAACATTCTAAATAACAACCCATCTATAAATACAATTATAGAAAATAATGGAACTAATACAAGTAATTCTGTAACCATAATCGATACTTGTAATAATATTTGTATTTATAATGGGGATATTGTAAGTTCTAAACAAGTAAATGTTCAAAAATTCAACTATTGTGAGATCAATGGTAATTTAACGATTGGAGGAACTGCTGCTGCAAGCTCGGATATAATAGACATAACTCCTCTATCATCCCTCAAAAGAATTTCAGGAGATTTGATCATTCAATATAATGATAATCTTACCACACTTGACGGTTTGCGAAACCTTGAGTTTGTTGGTGGCCAAATTCGTATTGTTAATAATAATAAACTTACTAGTTTAAGAGATTTATCGAACATTAATGAAATAAAAAAGAATTTAACGATATTAAACAATCTTAATCTTTCCAGTATTAGTGGTTTTTCTGGGTTATCAAGAATTGGAGGCACTTTTTCTATTGGAGGTAATAATCTTGAAAATTTACATGGATTAGATAACCTATATACTATAGGGGGAAGATTTTTGTTGTATCAATCTAATTTATCAAATTTGGACGGTTTATCTAGACTTATATTTATAGGAAATGCAATCCAGATCATTGACAATCCATTATTAAATAATGTTGATGGATTAACTGGTATTACAAGTATCTCTGGGTCTATAGGTAATTTGGATATTGTGAATAACCCAGGATTAGAACAATTAAATGGATTAAGCAATATAATTTCTGTAAATGGTAATTTAGATATATCTAACAATACACGTTTGCAAAATGCTTGTGGTATCAGCCAATTAATAGATAACGAAGGTTATTCAGTGAAGGGTACCATCACAATTGCAAGCAATGATGTAACGACCAGTTTAATACAAGATATTTTAGATAATTGTGCAGATTGTAAAATATATGACAATGGAAACTATCTTATAGATTCACAAGAAGATATCAACACTTTTGAGTATTGCGAAATAACCGGGAATCTAACGATCGAGGAAGCGGTTCCTGGCAATATCACAGACCTATCTGGTTTATCTAAATTAGAAACGTTAGGAGGAGGCCTTTATATTAAAAATAATACCAGTATTACCGATCTTGATGGATTAAATAAGCTGACGGCCATAAATGGCTCTCTTGAGTTATCAAAAAATGCCATTTTGGCAAATATAGATGGGTTATCTAGTGTAGAAACAATTACAGGTAATATGGTAATTTATGGCAATAAAAAAATAACTTCTTTAAAGGCATTCAATGCGTTAACAACCTTAAGTGGTAATTTAAATCTGCTTGGCAATGAAGGGTTAACCAATTTAGATGGTTTTATAAATCTAAAGCAAATAGGAGGTTTTCTGGAGATTAAAGGACACAGAAATATGAGCAGTTTTACGGGGTTTGGTAATTTAACTACTATCGGTACAGATTTACGGGTTATTGGTAATGATTTATTAAACTTAAATGGTCTGGTTAATCTTAAAGAAGTAAAGGGGAATCTTGAATTAACCAATAATTTTAAACTAAGTGAAATACATGTGCTTTCTAATATAGCATCAATCAAGGAACTTAGGGTTGTGAATAATAATCTTACTGATTTAAGTGGTTTTTCTGGGCTGAAAGATGTTGGAGCAATAGTTTTAAATAATTGTGATATAACAAATCTAGACGATTTGTCTAACTTAACTTCTCTTAATAATAGGTTGGTATTATATAACAATAAAAATCTGGAAAGTATTTCAGGTGTTTCTAATGCTCTGAATGCTAGTGTAGTACTTGTCGCTATTGGTGGTAATGCGAGCTTAGTATCGCTTTCAGGACTCGAAAAACTGGAACGTATTACGGCATTTCTTGCAATTTATGACAATCCAAAATTAAAGAATTTAGATGCATTACGGAATGTGAAAAGCATTGTTAAAACCTTACAACTAACAAATAATAAGAGTTTAACAAATGCTTGTGGTATTCTTCAGCTAGTAGCCAATAATACGGCTGTTGGAGGTACTACTACTATTCATACCAATAGTACCAATACTAGTTCTGCACCAGATATTATTGATTTCTGTGGTAGTAAAGTTTCAAGTCGATCGATTGGTGTATTAAATTCTGATATCGATATAAAATCAGGAAACAAAATTAGACTGTATCCTAATCCGGTAAATAATGAGTTACATATTGAAAGTGATCAAACAATTCTTGGCATTTCTATATATAACTATATAGGGCAAACTATATATCAAAAAATGAATACCAGTGTAAATACGTTCACAATTTCTGATATCAAGTATCAATCTGGTATCTATTTTGTTAAAATTAATACCTCAAAAAGAAGTACTGTTAAGAAAATAGTTGTGGAGTAA